From Chryseobacterium sp. H1D6B, a single genomic window includes:
- a CDS encoding tail fiber protein, whose amino-acid sequence MDEMIGTIKMFAGNFAPKGFLLCNGAILPIAQNQALFSILGTTYGGNGTTNFALPNLNGRAPIGAGTSSTGKSVVLGEMAGTPTTTILNSNLPSIMSQLRVSKSNATSSSPSATSSVAVPGTTIGRDFTAIPSFVDTAPDTTINAASVSFTGANQPIDNMPPYLGMNYIICVQGIFPSRP is encoded by the coding sequence ATGGATGAAATGATAGGAACCATCAAAATGTTTGCAGGTAATTTTGCTCCAAAAGGCTTTTTACTTTGCAACGGAGCAATATTACCTATTGCACAAAACCAGGCTCTTTTCTCAATTTTAGGAACTACATACGGAGGTAACGGCACTACAAATTTTGCGTTGCCCAACCTAAACGGACGTGCTCCTATCGGTGCAGGAACATCTAGTACAGGAAAATCTGTTGTTCTTGGAGAAATGGCAGGAACTCCTACAACGACTATTCTTAATTCTAATCTGCCCAGCATTATGAGCCAGCTAAGAGTTTCAAAGTCAAATGCAACTTCTTCATCTCCTTCCGCAACCTCATCAGTTGCAGTGCCGGGAACGACAATAGGAAGAGATTTTACAGCTATACCAAGTTTTGTAGATACGGCCCCGGATACGACTATTAATGCCGCTTCCGTCTCATTTACAGGAGCGAATCAGCCGATTGACAACATGCCACCTTATCTGGGGATGAATTACATTATTTGTGTCCAAGGAATTTTTCCTTCAAGACCATAG
- a CDS encoding tail fiber protein — MEEMMGVIKSFAGNFAPRGFLFCNGALLSIAQNTALFSILGTTYGGDGISTFALPNLNGRYPLGAGPNAGQTYELGEQAGTPQTSLLPMNLPSFTSQLKVSKSNAASSSPSTASSIAVPGTTVGRDFTAIPSFIDAAPDTTLNPQSVMFIGQNIPVNNMPPYLGMNYIICVEGIYPSRP; from the coding sequence ATGGAAGAAATGATGGGAGTAATCAAGTCATTTGCAGGAAATTTTGCACCTAGAGGATTTCTGTTCTGCAATGGGGCTTTATTAAGTATTGCTCAAAACACCGCCCTTTTCTCAATTTTAGGAACAACTTACGGAGGAGACGGCATTTCAACTTTTGCTTTGCCAAATTTAAACGGACGTTATCCGCTGGGAGCAGGACCCAATGCTGGACAAACATATGAATTGGGAGAGCAGGCAGGGACGCCACAGACTAGTCTTTTACCTATGAACTTACCAAGTTTTACAAGTCAATTAAAAGTTTCGAAATCTAACGCAGCTTCATCCTCGCCGTCTACAGCTTCATCAATTGCAGTACCGGGAACTACTGTAGGAAGAGATTTTACAGCCATTCCAAGTTTTATAGATGCCGCTCCGGATACTACGCTGAATCCACAATCTGTAATGTTTATAGGTCAGAATATACCTGTAAACAACATGCCGCCTTACTTAGGAATGAATTATATTATCTGTGTAGAAGGAATTTACCCTTCAAGACCTTAG